The DNA window TTGCGATGATCGAAAAGACTATCAGCGCGCTAATCTGGATGATGTTGATGGCCATATTCACCGCTGTGCTCCCATTGACACCGCGAAAGGCGATATAGCCCACCACCAGAGCGAACACGATGCAGAACAAGTACATGAACAGGGGGCTATTGTACGTGCCGTTGAAGGTGTTAGGCCAAAACTGGTTGGCCAGGTAGCCGGCCAGGATGGCAGTGACGCCAACCATGCAGCCTGGATATACCCAGTAGTACAGATGACTGGCCCACCCGGTGAAGAATTTCGCCACGCGCGCAAAACGGTAGGCGCCTGTCTTGGAGAGAAAAGCTTGCTCTGCGTAGAGGTAGGACGACCCCGCGCCTGGAAAGAGCTTGGAAAGCTCCGCGTAACTGATGGCCGTCGCAAAGCAAAGCATCAGCGCCCCTATTATGCCGAACCACATGGCGGCGCCAGCCATTGGCGCGCCGTAGAGGGACTGCTCTGCAAAGGTGAGCCACAAAAAGGCGCCTGGGGCAATGAGCGCCATGGCGTTGATAGTGAGCCCCGTTAATCCCAAGGTTGCTTTTGTCGTCGGGGGCTTTGCGCCCTCTCCACCCGATGTTCTGCTGGTTGTTGTCGATGCGTTTGCCATATTTTTTGGTTCTGTTGTGCGGACTATTCCTGCATGTTTTCCCCTAAACGGCTGCCTCCCCTATCTCCTCTGTGCGGATGCGAACGGCCTCCTCGATCGAGGCGACAAATACTTTTCCATCGCCTATCTTGCCGGTCCGGGCGGCCCTGACCACCGCGGCCACCGCTGCCTCAGCATGCGCGTCAGAGACCACCAACTCGATCTTCACTTTGGGCAGCAGGTCCACAGTGTATTCGCTCCCGCGAAAAATCTCGGTGTGACCTTTCTGGCGTCCAAAGCCCCTCACCTCAATAACCGTCATCCCCTCGATACCAATCGCGCCAAGGGCGTCTTTGACTTCGTCGAGTTTGAAAGGTTTGATGATTGCTTCGATCTTCTTCATCCGCTTGTTCGGTGAACGGAGGCTGTTAAGCACCGGCAATGCCAAGCGAATCAGGAAGAAGTATAACAACCACGTTACCAAATATTTATAAAAAGTCGCCTATCCTTTATTTATGGCCTGTTTATGAAGAAATATTGGGATTTAATTTCTTTTTAATGCAATCTCTGGTTGATTTTGCCCATCGAGCTTATTTCAAATCATGATTCTATTTGGTATCGCTAACGCGAATCTTCATTTTTCTTGGGCCGGCCCCGGAAAATCACCGGCTTGTAAAGGCCCGGCGCACGAATTGCTCTAGCGCGCGTTTATGGAATCGTTGCCGATCAATCCGCCATTGGCCATGGCGATACCGTTTGGAATCCTCCTGGGGGCAATTGCTTTGGGCCCGC is part of the Verrucomicrobiia bacterium genome and encodes:
- a CDS encoding P-II family nitrogen regulator; its protein translation is MKKIEAIIKPFKLDEVKDALGAIGIEGMTVIEVRGFGRQKGHTEIFRGSEYTVDLLPKVKIELVVSDAHAEAAVAAVVRAARTGKIGDGKVFVASIEEAVRIRTEEIGEAAV